The following coding sequences are from one Daphnia pulex isolate KAP4 chromosome 11, ASM2113471v1 window:
- the LOC124208211 gene encoding E3 ubiquitin-protein ligase TRIP12-like isoform X5, producing the protein MDGGTPGGPSSASGSHASATSSSSSSAPAPVGGANVVPPDGASGLLNLPPGHAANLLLGAGGAVGAGAGTGDSESDDSEMGRLQALLEARGLPPHLFGALAPRMQHILHRSMGSNSTISKAQQLIAAVQNNADESQQLQAAIEMCQLLVMGNEDTLAGFPVRQAVPALIHLLHMEHNFDMMNHACRALTYMMEALPRSSAVVVDAVPAFLEKLQVIQCMDVAEQSLTALEMLSRRHAKSILQARGVSACLMYLDFFGINAQRAALSITANCCQNLHTDELHFVSGSLSALASRLTQHDKKSVESICIAFSRLVDSFHNESERLQEIASTELLANLQQLLVIMPPVLSSATFIMVVRMLSIMCAHCPELAVKLLKQNIAHTLCLLLTGPSGAVASANTSASTAGEKATGASSTTPSPAKEHHHQQDHEVELVARSPQELYEITSLIGELMPRLPTDGFFAVDVWLTKPSTVHYDAVQWQWRDDRGSWHAYSAIDSRMVEAAHQSGEDEISLSTMGRTYTLDFHSMQQINEETGTTRPVQRKMNNASGSSGLGGGSVGLGVKQSDSRIECLQEETELATQFIRSLFSLLYEVYSSSAGPAVRHKCLRALLRMLYYASPELLRDVLKSQSVASHLAGMLSSQDLKIVVGATQMAHILMQKLPDVFGVHFRREGVMHQVQRLVAEPAESPSSTATTPAAIPITPFQGDISNGTVASSTPVTDQCSLGNGASGSSGTTLVASSPERIASVGASATSTTGNETGESAVTLANSIAAVSTVASSPMKLSDVLKRKRGAKRGAVGARKSRTYAEETPSSAGPAGCSMDGHDYLKSGASASSSSSAGSTGGARSKFGFAMAGHSGGGASNNGTPTSAISGSAAKATSFLANLNPARWGRSHHHNQASSSGSPNAACSSSSPSLLPNVPKSMSNPQLAGNREKIKTWIRDQATLFLSTYFSPAASEAGEAGNGQSGEGSGGPTSGLSVLSELTRLVQRLEAEPLLAKETLEQIRAIVADSDVSSFEILHSGLVQSLLKYLTADGIDRTDRLRLFLQEFLRVSPTSEFPTSEAATHLLALTHKLSGCVNQLEQFPVRVHDLPAPAGTSGASGGYFRSGTSALRFFNTHQLKCNLQRHPSCNNVKQWKGGTVKIDPLALVQAIEKYLVIRGYGRIRDKDLADSDDDNSEDDVDDSLATVLMNQGNSVRHKLQFLVNDHVIPYNMTVYQAIRQFSMDQSETDTDSETPMGHASIWVQTHTIFYRPVPDNDPCNYASPNAAKNTGAPNVLLPCGSASGTRKGKGANGKSSNKKKGDDLWIDGVAPEVNSPIVPFLTMRMPEYVTVDDPSLEVLNLLRIVHSLNRHWGFLYNLVDYKPILSNPDLINMKLTAKANRQLQDPLVIMTGNLPPWLAQIATACPFLFPFETRHLLFYATAFDRDRALQRLMDSAPELMSGGDSSERVTPRLDRRKRTVSREDILKQAEQVMQDMASSRALLEIQYENEVGTGLGPTLEFYALVSRELQRFDLELWRGEAVSAALGAGSHGSSLPSPSSSAEEPSKARTSPASVAGSTTVDYVHNQYGLFPSPCSRSLKAGPLAKIRSKFRFVGKFIAKAIMDSRMLDLPFSPVFFRWLLGQERFLTGSDMVQLDPVLARTYKSLMRIVDEKKCIDQDPSLTPAQRQAAIQALNLDGCPVVDLGLDFTLPGSSTVELRKGGKDQPVTINNLEQYLKLLSHWILVEGVSRQMESLREGFESVFPLHHLSLFYPEEMDLLLCGASQSTNEGAWEVQNLLDAWKPDHGFTLESKAIRNLAEILSSYTKEEQRLFLQFVSGSPRLPVGGFKSLSPPLTVVRKTLEPNQSPDDFLPSVMTCVNYLKLPEYSSLEIMRQKLSVAVREGQHSFHLS; encoded by the exons ATGGATGGCGGAACTCCTGGAGGACCGTCATCGGCTAGCGGATCGCACGCCTCGGCTACTTCCTCGTCTTCGTCGTCCGCTCCTGCGCCAGTCG gTGGAGCGAATGTTGTCCCTCCCGACGGAGCTTCCGGCTTGCTGAACCTGCCACCAGGTCACGCTGCCAATCTTCTTTTGGGAGCTGGCGGAGCCGTTGGTGCTGGAGCTGGAACAGGTGATTCCGAGAGTGACGATAGTGAAATGGGTCGACTCCAGGCGCTGCTGGAAGCACGCGGGCTTCCGCCGCATCTCTTCGGCGCTCTGGCCCCGCGGATGCAGCACATTCTTCACCGCTCCATGGGATCCAATTCGACCATCTCGAAAGCTCAACAGCTGATTGCCG CCGTGCAAAACAATGCCGACGAAAGTCAACAGCTGCAGGCGGCCATCGAGATGTGCCAGCTGTTGGTGATGGGCAATGAAGACACGTTGGCCGGATTTCCCGTCCGCCAAGCCGTACCCGCCCTTATCCATTTGCTCCACATGGAACACAATTTCGACATGATGAATCACGCCTGCCGGGCATTGACTTATATGATGGAGGCGCTTCCTCGCTCgtcggccgtcgtcgtcgacgccgTGCCGGCCTTCCTCGAGAAACTGCAGGTTATTCAGTGCATGGACGTGGCCGAGCAGAGCTTGACGGCTCTGGAGATGCTGTCGCGCCGGCACGCCAAGTCCATCCTGCAGGCCCGCGGAGTTTCGGCTTGCCTCATGTACCTGGACTTTTTCGGCATTAACGCCCAGCGAGCCGCACTCTCCATCACGGCCAACTGCTGCCAAAACCTTCACACCGACGAGCTGCACTTCGTCTCGGGATCGCTGTCCGCTCTGGCTTCGAGGTTGACCCAGCACGACAAGAAGAGCGTCGAAAGCATCTGCATCGCCTTCAGCCGATTGGTGGACAGTTTCCACAACGAATCGGAGCGACTGCAGGAGATTGCCAGCACGGAATTGCTGGCCAACTTGCAACAGTTGCTGGTCATCATGCCGCCAGTCCTCTCTAGTGCAACATTTATCATGGTCGTGAGGATGCTCTCCATCATGTGCGCCCACTGTCCGGAACTGGCCGTCAAGCTCCTGAAACAGAACATTGCCCACACGCTGTGCTTGCTGCTGACGGGGCCTTCGGGGGCAGTTGCCAGCGCCAACACGTCGGCCTCCACCGCCGGCGAGAAAGCGACCGGAGCTTCCTCGACGACTCCATCGCCGGCCAAAGAGCACCACCATCAACAGGATCATGAAGTGGAATTGGTGGCCCGCAGTCCGCAGGAATTGTACGAGATCACGTCGCTTATTGGCGAATTGATGCCGCGTCTGCCGACGGACGGCTTCTTCGCCGTCGACGTCTGGCTGACCAAGCCCAGCACGGTCCATTACGACGCGGTGCAGTGGCAGTGGCGCGATGACCGCGGGTCGTGGCACGCTTATTCGGCCATCGATTCGCGGATGGTGGAAGCCGCCCACCAATCGGGCGAGGATGAGATCAGCCTGTCCACCATGGGTCGCACCTACACCCTGGACTTTCATTCTATGCAGCAGATAAACGAAGAGACGGGCACGACGCGGCCCGTTCAGCGTAAAATGAACAATGCCAGCGGCTCCAGTGGTTTGGGCGGAGGCTCGGTTGGTCTGGGAGTCAAACAGAGTGATTCCAGGATCGAGTGTCTCCAGGAAGAAACGGAACTGGCCACGCAGTTTATCCGctcgctcttttctcttctctacGAAGTGTACAGCAGCTCAGCTGGACCGGCCGTTCGTCACAAGTGCCTGCGCGCTCTATTGCGGATGCTATATTACGCTTCGCCCGAACTGCTGCGCGATGTTTTAAAGAGTCAGAGCGTGGCCAGTCACTTGGCCGGCATGCTCTCGTCGCAGGATCTCAAGATCGTCGTCGGTGCCACTCAAATGGCCCACATTCTCATGCAGAAGCTACCGGACGTCTTTGGCGTTCACTTTAGACGCGAGGGAGTCATGCACCAAGTCCAGCGATTAGTGGCCGAACCGGCGGAATCGCCTTCGTCCACCGCAACAACGCCAGCAGCCATCCCCATCACTCCGTTTCAG GGTGATATTTCAAACGGAACGGTGGCGTCCTCAACTCCGGTAACGGACCAGTGTTCATTAGGAAACGGCGCTAGTGGCTCCAGTGGGACCACTCTAGTGGCTAGCAGCCCGGAACGGATTGCTTCAGTGGGCGCAAGTGCGACTTCTACTACCGGCAATGAGACCGGAGAATCTGCGGTGACCCTAGCGAATTCAATTGCGGCTGTTTCCACAGTGGCGTCTAGTCCCATGAAACTGAGCGACGTTTTGAAACGTAAACGCGGGGCGAAACGTGGTGCTGTCGGTGCCCGCAAATCGAGGACCTATGCGGAAGAGACGCCGTCGTCAGCTGGACCGGCTGGTTGCAGCATGGATGGTCACGATTATTTGAAGAGTGGTGCTAGCGccagtagtagcagcagtgcCGGAAGCACTGGTGGAGCCCGATCCAAGTTTGGTTTCGCCATGGCCGGCCACAGCGGTGGTGGGGCAAGTAACAACGGGACGCCGACGTCAGCCATCAGCGGAAGTGCAGCCAAAGCCACGAGCTTCCTTGCCAACCTCAATCCTGCTCGCTGGGGACGCTCTCATCATCACAACCAGGCGTCGAGTTCCGGCAGCCCCAACGCCGCCTGTTCCTCGTCGTCTCCCAGCCTTTTGCCTAATGTGCCCAAATCGATGAGCAACCCGCAACTGGCCGGCAACCGTGAAAAGATCAAGACTTGGATTCGCGATCAAGCCACTCTTTTCCTATCCACTTATTTCAGTCCGGCTGCATCGGAGGCTGGCGAGGCTGGCAATGGCCAATCCGGTGAAGGGTCGGGTGGACCCACTTCTGGTCTCAGTGTCTTGTCGGAATTGACGCGACTGGTTCAACGTCTTGAAGCCGAACCGCTGCTGGCCAAAGAAACATTGGAGCAGATTCGTGCCATCGTGGCTGATTCCGATGTCTCTTCGTTTGAAATTCTCCACAGCGGACTGGTCCAGTCTCTTCTCAAGTACCTTACTGCGGACGGAATCGACCGCACGGATCGATTGCGGCTCTTCCTCCAG GAATTTCTCCGTGTTTCGCCCACCAGCGAATTTCCCACGTCAGAGGCGGCGACCCATTTGCTGGCGTTGACGCACAAACTGAGCGGCTGTGTTAATCAACTCGAGCAGTTTCCCGTACGAGTCCACGATTTGCCTGCTCCGGCCGGCACCTCTGGCGCTTCCGGCGGCTATTTCCGATCCGGAACGTCGGCTTTGCGCTTCTTTAATACGCACCAGCTCAAGTGCAACTTACAGCGGCATCCGTCCTGCAACAATGTCAAGCAGTGGAAAGGCGGCACCGTCAAAATCGATCCACTCGCTCTGGTACAGGCCATCGAAAAGTATTTGGTGATCCGCGGCTATGGCCGCATCCGGGACAAGGACCTGGCCGATAGCGACGACGATAACAGCGAAGATGACGTGGACGACAGTCTT gCCACCGTTTTGATGAATCAGGGAAATAGCGTTCGTCACAAGCTCCAATTTCTGGTCAATGATCACGTGATCCCCTACAACATGACAGTCTATCAAGCCATCCGGCAGTTCA gCATGGATCAGTCAGAGACGGACACGGATTCTGAAACTCCAATGGGTCATGCGTCCATCTGGGTTCAGACGCACACCATCTTTTACCGTCCCGTGCCCGATAACGATCCTTGCAATTACGCCAGTCCCAATGCGGCCAAAAATACCGGTGCACCAAATGTCCTGTTGCCGTGTGGATCCGCTTCCGGAACGCGTAAAGGCAAGGGAGCAAACGGCAAAAGttcgaacaaaaagaaaggcgACGATCTGTGGATAG ACGGAGTTGCTCCAGAAGTGAATTCCCCCATAGTGCCATTTTTGACCATGCGGATGCCAGAGTATGTGACGGTGGACGACCCGTCGTTGGAGGTTCTCAACCTGTTGCGCATTGTCCACTCCCTCAACCGTCATTGGGGATTCCTCTACAACCTGGTCGACTACAAGCCCATTTTGTCGAATCCTGACCTAATTAACATGAAACTCACTGCCAAAGCAAATCGTCAATTGCAG GACCCACTAGTGATAATGACGGGCAACTTGCCACCGTGGCTGGCACAAATCGCTACGGCATGCCCGTTTCTGTTTCCTTTTGAAACTCGGCACCTGCTCTTTTACGCTACGGCATTCGACCGTGACCGGGCTCTTCAGCGGCTGATGGACTCTGCTCCTGAATTAATGAGCGGCGGCGACAGCAGCGAGCGCGTCACGCCCCGGCTCGACAGGCGGAAACGCACAGTGTCGCGTGAAGACATCCTAAAACAGGCAGAGCAAGTCATGCAGGACATGGCTTCGTCTAGAGCCCTTCTCGAAATTCAATACGAAAATGAG GTCGGAACTGGACTCGGTCCGACGCTCGAGTTTTATGCACTGGTGTCGCGCGAGTTGCAGCGCTTTGATCTGGAACTGTGGCGCGGGGAAGCTGTTTCGGCAGCCCTCGGCGCCGGATCGCATGGCTCTTCGTTGCCATCTCCTTCTTCCTCGGCGGAAGAACCGTCCAAAGCGCGGACAAGTCCTGCTTCGGTCGCCGGATCCACTACCGTCGACTACGTCCACAATCAGTATGGCCTCTTTCCTTCACCGTGCTCGCGCAGTCTTAAGGCCGGACCACTGGCCAAGATTCGCTCCAAATTTCGCTTCGTCGGAAAGTTTATCGCTAAAGCGATTATGGATTCAAGAAtg ttGGATTTGCCGTTCAGTCCGGTGTTTTTCCGCTGGTTACTTGGTCAGGAGAGGTTCCTGACAGGTTCGGACATGGTGCAATTGGATCCCGTTTTGGCACGGACGTATAAATCACTGATGCGCATCGTCGACGAGAAAAAGTGCATCGACCAGGACCCGTCCCTTACGCCGGCCCAACGACAGGCAGCAATCCAGGCGCTCAATCTCGACGGCTGTCCCGTCGTCGATCTCGGTCTGGACTTTACCCTGCCTGGTTCGTCGACTGTCGAACTGCGTAAAGGCGGCAAAGATCAACCTGTCACCATCAATAATTTGGAACAATACctcaag TTACTGTCTCACTGGATCCTTGTGGAGGGTGTATCTCGGCAAATGGAATCCTTGCGCGAAGGCTTTGAATCTGTGTTTCCGCTTCATCATCTCTCCCTTTTCTACCCGGAAGAAATGGATCTCCTCCTCTGCGGGGCTTCCCAA AGTACTAATGAAGGTGCTTGGGAGGTACAAAATTTATTGGATGCCTGGAAGCCTGATCACGGTTTCACATTGGAGTCGAAAGCTATTCGAAATCTGGCCGAGATTCTCTCGTCCTACACCAAGGAAGAGCAACGCCTTTTCTTGCAATTTGTCTCAGGATCCCCTCGTCTCCCGGTCGGAG GTTTCAAGAGTTTGTCTCCTCCCTTGACGGTGGTACGGAAAACGTTAGAGCCAAATCAGAGTCCAGATGATTTCCTTCCGTCTGTGATGACGTGCGTCAACTATTTGAAGCTACCCGAGTACAGCAGTCTGGAGATTATGCGTCAAAAGCTGTCGGTTGCCGTCCGCGAGGGCCAGCACTCGTTTCatctttcttaa